From Scophthalmus maximus strain ysfricsl-2021 chromosome 14, ASM2237912v1, whole genome shotgun sequence, one genomic window encodes:
- the znf142 gene encoding zinc finger protein 142 isoform X4 — translation MICFTDTKRCGNACSRQAAPSRERQPGSYKCSQCSETFSKPRALKHHFNVTHSGPNPEGLFPCTEPGCHFSSTDHHEYQAHLMSTHCLTLVPCTFRSCKVLLPTQSEMERHLCGHMPFGCFQCQFVSGNAKELRDHLLEHNHFPSCVQAKETTPTTVGTSGNYQPQVSDRPKRKLNSHRACASSSPGDGCMEQPERDGHNNKRVRKAVKRDNPPAVDTAPSKSKGYVAEGAEHVYRTHTCPTCRRCFKMRSHLQEHLHLHFPDPSLQCPTCKHNFTSKSKLRIHRLREAGEKLHCCHLCEYSAVERNAIRRHLVSMHADEAQDGIKSQSYPCPTCGQSFRQSRSLKAHMKMHNILTASKPVACFQEACCFQSSLRKELLRHAVEVHGVEAVECRHHACGAIFHKETDMESHYRTHLAYHCSQCDFSSSNKTLFLQHQRHGHPGTDQLCCNFCSFVTFNPVEFEKHIGHLHANEKIHRCSQCSYVTSHKRGLNRHMLMHSGEKPHKCSLCDFRCRDESYLSRHMLTHSDNKNFMCAECGYVTKWKHYLNVHMRKHAGDLRYQCDQCPYRCHRMDQLNSHKLRHQAKSLMCEICAYACKRKYELRNHMLAKHAGEERQPAVHKCKYCTYTTCYRQALQNHENCKHTRLKEFCCALCFYSSFSSISLFLHKRKAHGYVPGDKAWLENYAAKERERNSTECVEDFYNKHSAAREQSEQYTERQRSSRREQSGIPGASKEMVSESEAVDKVNVLDESPNEVVNEGVSDSPEEYCTLILTTLSTTDCQTFSLQNVEENCAKNTPRTATSDTTQEKADVYTSTSSSEEDNVALNPEQCEPCDLDDSYQPLNNSTGQSVEPRKCQTPEVESDGETISSVLPPLQNQPFDSEVRLKAMKKHDKDQAEAMVLDGRVQMLVVQTKDVYRCDLCPFVTFKEMALKHHSQTLCHRKIKKHTCQACGAQFKQRRGLNSHLAKKCPALPWKTRTFGGISKIRPAAEESSDLGKEGSTVPEGTNSDQTELSLQNLVSTDSNDQEIHQQEEEVGSSHLTISAGKPRSKTQLSKLVKKQLVSRNKDKGMSLQKKSLYMKTDGKFKCKLCTFSSVRLASVERHLATCQKTFRKVESQILSEVDGECDSESVTSKEDLVDGCNARTQKKLKTVSNPSCALKCCQETADSHEKRGCTAHKPKPLYCLHCTFTCKQKRCMAQHVALKHGGVRPHSCRYCPFATTRRYRLEEHESLHTGIGRHTCDVCAKTFGGVTKLRQHKMRIHDKQPTHFCSLCDFSGYTLDDIRRHKLRCHTGELKHACADCDACFSSEIALRNHCKRVHQHQVQFLCELCDYTCSSKVILKTHQQSKHRQVKCATCHKAFLTKENLEIHLRTHLAHRCQLCPFATKTRQLLAQHLATEHDDGPAEDKPLRCSTCQFACWHQLVLEQHLRSHGGRRLYKCRDCVYSTRNKQKITWHIRIHTGEKPYSCEQCSYNCTDPSRLKLHMRVHQEEMKYLCPECGYKCKWATQLKYHMSKHTGEKPYACDDCDYRTNRADALRTHRDTKHCDIRTYVCEKCGKAFKTSFILKTHQRQHSDDRPYTCGLCHKAFRWPAGLRHHYLSHTKQKPFGCRHCAYRAKQKFQVVKHLQRHHPEMSVQQGVVRDSEAVSLTLKKALQGTLDDRAAGVEEEGKATAGAAVVAVEVVNTGRDNGT, via the exons ATGATCTGTTTCACAGATACAAAGCGCTGTGGAAACGCGTGCAGTAG GCAGGCCGCTCCATCCCGTGAAAGACAACCAGGCAGCTACAAATGCTCTCAGTGCAGTGAGACCTTTTCCAAGCCGCGAGCTCTGAAACACCACTTCAATGTCACTCACAGTGGACCCAACCCTGAAGGCCTGTTCCCCTGCACAGAGCCAGGCTGCCACTTCAGCAGCACAGACCACCATGAATATCAAGCCCACTTGATGTCCACACACTGCCTCACTCTTGTTCCTTGCACCTTCCGGTCCTGCAAAGTGTTGCTGCCCACTcagagtgagatggagagacacTTGTGTGGCCACATGCCCTTCGGCTGCTTTcagtgtcagtttgtctctgGAAATGCAAAAGAGTTGAGAGACCACCTCTTGGAGCACAACCATTTCCCATCATGTGTTCAAG CCAAGGAGACCACGCCCACAACTGTTGGCACTTCTGGAAATTATCAGCCTCAGGTGTCCGACAGACcgaaaagaaaactgaattcCCACCGAGCCTGTGCATCATCTTCACCAGGAGATGGGTGCATGGAACAGCCTGAGAGGGATGGGCACAATAATAAAAGAGTTAGAAAGGCAGTGAAAAGAGACAATCCTCCAGCAGTAGACACGGCACCTTCGAAGTCCAAAG GGTACGTTGCAGAGGGTGCAGAGCATGTCTatcgcacacacacctgccccaCGTGTCGCCGCTGCTTCAAGATGCGGTCCCACCTGCAGGAGCACCTCCATTTACATTTCCCTGACCCCAGTCTCCAGTGTCCCACCTGCAAGCATAACTTCACCAGCAAAAGCAAGCTACGGATACACAGGCTGCGCGAGGCGGGTGAAAAGCTTCACTGCTGCCACCTGTGTGAATATTCTGCCGTGGAGCGGAATGCAATCCGTCGGCACCTCGTCAGCATGCATGCTGATGAGGCGCAAGATGGCATAAAGAGTCAAAGTTATCCTTGTCCCACCTGTGGTCAAAGCTTTCGCCAGAGCAGGTCACTTAAGGCGCACATGAAGATGCACAACATCCTAACAGCAAGCAAGCCAGTGGCCTGCTTCCAGGAGGCCTGTTGCTTCCAGAGTTCTTTGCGCAAAGAACTTCTCAGACACGCTGTTGAAGTCCATGGAGTCGAAGCAGTAGAATGTCGCCATCATGCCTGTGGTGCCATTTTTCATAAAGAGACGGACATGGAGAGTCATTATCGGACACACCTTGCCTACCACTGCTCACAGTGCGATTTCTCTTCCTCCAATAAAACTCTTTTCCTCCAGCACCAGCGGCACGGCCACCCAGGGACTGACCAGCTCTGCTGTAACTTTTGCTCTTTCGTCACATTCAACCCCGTTGAGTTCGAGAAGCACATTGGACATCTGCACGCCAACGAAAAGATCCATCGCTGTTCTCAGTGCAGTTATGTGACCTCGCATAAACGTGGCTTGAATAGACACATGCTGATGCACAGTG GTGAGAAGCCCCACAAGTGTAGCCTGTGTGATTTCAGGTGCCGAGACGAGTCCTACCTCTCCAGACATATGCTCACTCACTCCGACAACAAGAACTTTATGTGCGCTGAATGTGGATACGTCACTAAATGGAAGCACTATCTCAACGTCCATATGAGGAAACATGCGGGAGACCTCAG ATATCAATGTGATCAGTGCCCCTATCGTTGTCACCGCATGGACCAGCTGAATAGCCACAAACTCCGACATCAGGCTAAATCACTCATGTGCGAGATCTGTGCATATGCCTGCAAGCGCAAATATGAGCTTCGCAATCACATGTTAGCCAAACATGCTGGGGAGGAGAGACAGCCAGCTGTCCATAAGTGCAAGTACTGCACATACACTACCTGCTACCGACAAGCACTTCAGAATCATGAGAACTGCAAACATACCAGGCTGAAAGAGTTTTGCTGTGCCCTCTGTTTCTACTCTTCATTCAGCAGCATCAGCCTCTTCCTGCACAAGAGGAAAGCTCATGGGTATGTACCTGGGGACAAAGCATGGCTAGAGAACTATGCTgcaaaggagagggagaggaactCAACAGAGTGTGTGGAGGATTTTTACAATAAGCACTCAGCAGCTCGTGAGCAGTCTGAACAATACACTGAAAGACAGCGATCATCTCGGAGAGAACAGTCTGGGATCCCTGGTGCAAGCAAAGAAATGGTATCTGAATCAGAAGCTGTGGATAAAGTCAATGTTTTGGATGAATCTCCTAACGAGGTTGTGAATGAAGGTGTTTCAGACAGTCCAGAGGAGTATTGCACTCTGATATTAACTACACTGTCTACCACCGACTGTCAAACCTTCTCATTGCAAAATGTGGAGGAAAACTGTGCAAAAAACACTCCAAGGACGGCCACTTCTGATACGACTCAAGAAAAGGCAGACGTCTATACATCTACAAGTTCATCAGAGGAAGATAATGTTGCATTAAACCCCGAACAGTGCGAACCATGTGACTTAGATGACAGCTACCAGCCTCTGAATAATTCAACCGGTCAATCAGTCGAGCCTAGGAAGTGTCAAACTCCTGAGGTGGAGAGTGATGGTGAAACAATCAGTTCCGTTTTGCCTCCTTTGCAAAATCAGCCGTTTGACTCCGAGGTCCGACTGAAAGCAATGAAGAAGCACGACAAGGACCAGGCAGAAGCCATGGTTTTGGATGGACGGGTGCAGATGCTTGTGGTGCAGACTAAAGACGTTTACCGCTGTGACTTGTGCCCCTTTGTAACCTTTAAGGAGATGGCTTTGAAGCACCACAGCCAGACTCTTTGCCAtcgaaagattaaaaaacacacgTGCCAGGCCTGTGGTGCACAGTTCAAACAGAGGAGAGGCCTCAATAGTCACCTTGCGAAGAAGTGCCCGGCACTTCCGTGGAAAACAAGGACATTTGGAGGCATTTCAAAAATACgtccagctgcagaggagagctCTGATCTGGGGAAAGAGGGTTCAACAGTGCCAGAGGGAACAAATTCTGATCAGACAGAGCTGTCTCTGCAAAATTTAGTGTCCACAGATTCAAATGATCAGGAGATTCATCAGCAAGAAGAGGAAGTAGGTTCATCTCACTTAACAATCAGTGCAGGAAAACCGCGAAGCAAAACTCAGTTAAGTAAGCTTGTGAAAAAACAATTGGTTTCacgaaacaaagacaaaggtaTGTCACTGCAGAAAAAGTCCCTTTACATGAAAACAGATGGTAAATTTAAATGCAAGCTGTGCACTTTTTCTTCAGTCAGGCTTGCATCAGTTGAACGGCACCTCGCAACCTGCCAAAAAACATTCAGGAAAGTGGAGAGTCAGATCCTTTCAGAAGTGGATGGTGAGTGTGATAGTGAGTCGGTCACGAGTAAAGAGGACTTGGTGGATGGGTGCAATGCAAGAACTCAGAAGAAACTTAAGACTGTCTCTAATCCAAGCTGTGCATTGAAGTGCTGTCAGGAAACGGCAGACAGCCATGAAAAGAGAGGCTGCACAGCGCACAAACCTAAACCTTTGTATTGCCTGCACTGCACTTTCACCTGTAAGCAAAAACGGTGCATGGCACAACACGTTGCACTCAAACACGGAGGTGTACGGCCTCACAGTTGTCGATACTGTCCCTTTGCCACCACAAGGCGCTATCGCTTGGAAGAGCATGAGTCCCTTCACACAGGAATCGGCCGTCACACGTGCGATGTGTGCGCCAAGACCTTTGGGGGTGTCACAAAACTGCGTCAGCACAAGATGCGCATCCACGACAAACAGCCTACACACTTCTGCTCACTGTGTGACTTCAGTGGCTATACGCTCGATGACATCAGGCGACACAAACTCAGGTGCCACACAGGGGAGTTAAAGCATGCTTGTGCTGATTGTGACGCTTGCTTTAGCTCGGAAATTGCACTAAGAAACCACTGTAAACGTGTGCACCAGCACCAAGTCCAGTTCCTATGCGAGCTGTGTGACTACACGTGCAGCAGCAAGGTCATACTGAAGACACACCAACAAAGCAAACACCGTCAGGTGAAGTGCGCCACCTGCCACAAGGCTTTTTTGACTAAGGAAAACCTGGAGATTCACCTGAGAACCCACCTGGCACATCGGTGTCAGCTGTGCCCCTTTGCCACTAAAACAAGGCAGCTGTTAGCTCAGCACCTTGCGACTGAACACGATGACGGACCTGCGGAGGACAAGCCGCTCAGGTGCAGCACTTGTCAGTTTGCCTGTTGGCATCAGCTGGTGTTAGAGCAGCATCTCCGTTCACATGGAGGTAGGCGTCTGTACAAATGCAGGGACTGCGTGTATTCGACGCGGAACAAGCAGAAGATCACGTGGCACATTCGCATACACACCGGGGAGAAGCCCTACAGCTGTGAGCAGTGCAGCTACAACTGCACCGATCCCTCCAGGCTGAAG CTTCATATGAGGGTTCACCAAGAGGAGATGAAGTACCTTTGTCCAGAGTGTGGCTACAAATGCAAGTGGGCGACTCAGCTGAAGTATCATATGTCCAAGCACACAG GAGAGAAGCCATATGCCTGTGATGATTGTGACTACCGGACCAACAGAGCGGATGCCCTACGCACCCACCGGGACACGAAACACTGTGACATTCGCACTTACGTGTGTGAAAAATGCGGCAAAGCCTTCAAGACTAGTTTCATACTCAAGACCCACCAGCGGCAGCACAGTGACGATCGGCCATACACGTGCGGATTGTGCCACAAGGCCTTCCGGTGGCCGGCAGGCCTAAGGCATCACTACCTCTCTCACACCAAGCAGAAGCCTTTCGGCTGTCGCCACTGCGCCTACAGAGCGAAACAGAAGTTCCAAGTGGTCAAGCATTTGCAAAGACACCACCCGGAGATGTCAGTGCAGCAGGGAGTGGTGAGAGACTCGGAAGCCGTTAGCCTGACGCTGAAGAAGGCCCTGCAGGGGACACTGGACGACAGAGCAGCTggagtggaggaagagggaaaagccACTGCAGGAGCGGCAGTCGTGGCTGTAGAGGTCGTGAACACAGGGCGAGACAATGGGACATAA
- the znf142 gene encoding zinc finger protein 142 isoform X2, with product MKTDEPHCCEICGRSFTDRDVFVSHPCSKRQAAPSRERQPGSYKCSQCSETFSKPRALKHHFNVTHSGPNPEGLFPCTEPGCHFSSTDHHEYQAHLMSTHCLTLVPCTFRSCKVLLPTQSEMERHLCGHMPFGCFQCQFVSGNAKELRDHLLEHNHFPSCVQAKETTPTTVGTSGNYQPQVSDRPKRKLNSHRACASSSPGDGCMEQPERDGHNNKRVRKAVKRDNPPAVDTAPSKSKGYVAEGAEHVYRTHTCPTCRRCFKMRSHLQEHLHLHFPDPSLQCPTCKHNFTSKSKLRIHRLREAGEKLHCCHLCEYSAVERNAIRRHLVSMHADEAQDGIKSQSYPCPTCGQSFRQSRSLKAHMKMHNILTASKPVACFQEACCFQSSLRKELLRHAVEVHGVEAVECRHHACGAIFHKETDMESHYRTHLAYHCSQCDFSSSNKTLFLQHQRHGHPGTDQLCCNFCSFVTFNPVEFEKHIGHLHANEKIHRCSQCSYVTSHKRGLNRHMLMHSGEKPHKCSLCDFRCRDESYLSRHMLTHSDNKNFMCAECGYVTKWKHYLNVHMRKHAGDLRYQCDQCPYRCHRMDQLNSHKLRHQAKSLMCEICAYACKRKYELRNHMLAKHAGEERQPAVHKCKYCTYTTCYRQALQNHENCKHTRLKEFCCALCFYSSFSSISLFLHKRKAHGYVPGDKAWLENYAAKERERNSTECVEDFYNKHSAAREQSEQYTERQRSSRREQSGIPGASKEMVSESEAVDKVNVLDESPNEVVNEGVSDSPEEYCTLILTTLSTTDCQTFSLQNVEENCAKNTPRTATSDTTQEKADVYTSTSSSEEDNVALNPEQCEPCDLDDSYQPLNNSTGQSVEPRKCQTPEVESDGETISSVLPPLQNQPFDSEVRLKAMKKHDKDQAEAMVLDGRVQMLVVQTKDVYRCDLCPFVTFKEMALKHHSQTLCHRKIKKHTCQACGAQFKQRRGLNSHLAKKCPALPWKTRTFGGISKIRPAAEESSDLGKEGSTVPEGTNSDQTELSLQNLVSTDSNDQEIHQQEEEVGSSHLTISAGKPRSKTQLSKLVKKQLVSRNKDKGMSLQKKSLYMKTDGKFKCKLCTFSSVRLASVERHLATCQKTFRKVESQILSEVDGECDSESVTSKEDLVDGCNARTQKKLKTVSNPSCALKCCQETADSHEKRGCTAHKPKPLYCLHCTFTCKQKRCMAQHVALKHGGVRPHSCRYCPFATTRRYRLEEHESLHTGIGRHTCDVCAKTFGGVTKLRQHKMRIHDKQPTHFCSLCDFSGYTLDDIRRHKLRCHTGELKHACADCDACFSSEIALRNHCKRVHQHQVQFLCELCDYTCSSKVILKTHQQSKHRQVKCATCHKAFLTKENLEIHLRTHLAHRCQLCPFATKTRQLLAQHLATEHDDGPAEDKPLRCSTCQFACWHQLVLEQHLRSHGGRRLYKCRDCVYSTRNKQKITWHIRIHTGEKPYSCEQCSYNCTDPSRLKLHMRVHQEEMKYLCPECGYKCKWATQLKYHMSKHTGEKPYACDDCDYRTNRADALRTHRDTKHCDIRTYVCEKCGKAFKTSFILKTHQRQHSDDRPYTCGLCHKAFRWPAGLRHHYLSHTKQKPFGCRHCAYRAKQKFQVVKHLQRHHPEMSVQQGVVRDSEAVSLTLKKALQGTLDDRAAGVEEEGKATAGAAVVAVEVVNTGRDNGT from the exons ATGAAGACAGATGAGCCTCATTGTTGTGAAATATGTGGACGGAGTTTCACAGACCgtgatgtttttgtgtctcacCCTTGTTCAAAAAGGCAGGCCGCTCCATCCCGTGAAAGACAACCAGGCAGCTACAAATGCTCTCAGTGCAGTGAGACCTTTTCCAAGCCGCGAGCTCTGAAACACCACTTCAATGTCACTCACAGTGGACCCAACCCTGAAGGCCTGTTCCCCTGCACAGAGCCAGGCTGCCACTTCAGCAGCACAGACCACCATGAATATCAAGCCCACTTGATGTCCACACACTGCCTCACTCTTGTTCCTTGCACCTTCCGGTCCTGCAAAGTGTTGCTGCCCACTcagagtgagatggagagacacTTGTGTGGCCACATGCCCTTCGGCTGCTTTcagtgtcagtttgtctctgGAAATGCAAAAGAGTTGAGAGACCACCTCTTGGAGCACAACCATTTCCCATCATGTGTTCAAG CCAAGGAGACCACGCCCACAACTGTTGGCACTTCTGGAAATTATCAGCCTCAGGTGTCCGACAGACcgaaaagaaaactgaattcCCACCGAGCCTGTGCATCATCTTCACCAGGAGATGGGTGCATGGAACAGCCTGAGAGGGATGGGCACAATAATAAAAGAGTTAGAAAGGCAGTGAAAAGAGACAATCCTCCAGCAGTAGACACGGCACCTTCGAAGTCCAAAG GGTACGTTGCAGAGGGTGCAGAGCATGTCTatcgcacacacacctgccccaCGTGTCGCCGCTGCTTCAAGATGCGGTCCCACCTGCAGGAGCACCTCCATTTACATTTCCCTGACCCCAGTCTCCAGTGTCCCACCTGCAAGCATAACTTCACCAGCAAAAGCAAGCTACGGATACACAGGCTGCGCGAGGCGGGTGAAAAGCTTCACTGCTGCCACCTGTGTGAATATTCTGCCGTGGAGCGGAATGCAATCCGTCGGCACCTCGTCAGCATGCATGCTGATGAGGCGCAAGATGGCATAAAGAGTCAAAGTTATCCTTGTCCCACCTGTGGTCAAAGCTTTCGCCAGAGCAGGTCACTTAAGGCGCACATGAAGATGCACAACATCCTAACAGCAAGCAAGCCAGTGGCCTGCTTCCAGGAGGCCTGTTGCTTCCAGAGTTCTTTGCGCAAAGAACTTCTCAGACACGCTGTTGAAGTCCATGGAGTCGAAGCAGTAGAATGTCGCCATCATGCCTGTGGTGCCATTTTTCATAAAGAGACGGACATGGAGAGTCATTATCGGACACACCTTGCCTACCACTGCTCACAGTGCGATTTCTCTTCCTCCAATAAAACTCTTTTCCTCCAGCACCAGCGGCACGGCCACCCAGGGACTGACCAGCTCTGCTGTAACTTTTGCTCTTTCGTCACATTCAACCCCGTTGAGTTCGAGAAGCACATTGGACATCTGCACGCCAACGAAAAGATCCATCGCTGTTCTCAGTGCAGTTATGTGACCTCGCATAAACGTGGCTTGAATAGACACATGCTGATGCACAGTG GTGAGAAGCCCCACAAGTGTAGCCTGTGTGATTTCAGGTGCCGAGACGAGTCCTACCTCTCCAGACATATGCTCACTCACTCCGACAACAAGAACTTTATGTGCGCTGAATGTGGATACGTCACTAAATGGAAGCACTATCTCAACGTCCATATGAGGAAACATGCGGGAGACCTCAG ATATCAATGTGATCAGTGCCCCTATCGTTGTCACCGCATGGACCAGCTGAATAGCCACAAACTCCGACATCAGGCTAAATCACTCATGTGCGAGATCTGTGCATATGCCTGCAAGCGCAAATATGAGCTTCGCAATCACATGTTAGCCAAACATGCTGGGGAGGAGAGACAGCCAGCTGTCCATAAGTGCAAGTACTGCACATACACTACCTGCTACCGACAAGCACTTCAGAATCATGAGAACTGCAAACATACCAGGCTGAAAGAGTTTTGCTGTGCCCTCTGTTTCTACTCTTCATTCAGCAGCATCAGCCTCTTCCTGCACAAGAGGAAAGCTCATGGGTATGTACCTGGGGACAAAGCATGGCTAGAGAACTATGCTgcaaaggagagggagaggaactCAACAGAGTGTGTGGAGGATTTTTACAATAAGCACTCAGCAGCTCGTGAGCAGTCTGAACAATACACTGAAAGACAGCGATCATCTCGGAGAGAACAGTCTGGGATCCCTGGTGCAAGCAAAGAAATGGTATCTGAATCAGAAGCTGTGGATAAAGTCAATGTTTTGGATGAATCTCCTAACGAGGTTGTGAATGAAGGTGTTTCAGACAGTCCAGAGGAGTATTGCACTCTGATATTAACTACACTGTCTACCACCGACTGTCAAACCTTCTCATTGCAAAATGTGGAGGAAAACTGTGCAAAAAACACTCCAAGGACGGCCACTTCTGATACGACTCAAGAAAAGGCAGACGTCTATACATCTACAAGTTCATCAGAGGAAGATAATGTTGCATTAAACCCCGAACAGTGCGAACCATGTGACTTAGATGACAGCTACCAGCCTCTGAATAATTCAACCGGTCAATCAGTCGAGCCTAGGAAGTGTCAAACTCCTGAGGTGGAGAGTGATGGTGAAACAATCAGTTCCGTTTTGCCTCCTTTGCAAAATCAGCCGTTTGACTCCGAGGTCCGACTGAAAGCAATGAAGAAGCACGACAAGGACCAGGCAGAAGCCATGGTTTTGGATGGACGGGTGCAGATGCTTGTGGTGCAGACTAAAGACGTTTACCGCTGTGACTTGTGCCCCTTTGTAACCTTTAAGGAGATGGCTTTGAAGCACCACAGCCAGACTCTTTGCCAtcgaaagattaaaaaacacacgTGCCAGGCCTGTGGTGCACAGTTCAAACAGAGGAGAGGCCTCAATAGTCACCTTGCGAAGAAGTGCCCGGCACTTCCGTGGAAAACAAGGACATTTGGAGGCATTTCAAAAATACgtccagctgcagaggagagctCTGATCTGGGGAAAGAGGGTTCAACAGTGCCAGAGGGAACAAATTCTGATCAGACAGAGCTGTCTCTGCAAAATTTAGTGTCCACAGATTCAAATGATCAGGAGATTCATCAGCAAGAAGAGGAAGTAGGTTCATCTCACTTAACAATCAGTGCAGGAAAACCGCGAAGCAAAACTCAGTTAAGTAAGCTTGTGAAAAAACAATTGGTTTCacgaaacaaagacaaaggtaTGTCACTGCAGAAAAAGTCCCTTTACATGAAAACAGATGGTAAATTTAAATGCAAGCTGTGCACTTTTTCTTCAGTCAGGCTTGCATCAGTTGAACGGCACCTCGCAACCTGCCAAAAAACATTCAGGAAAGTGGAGAGTCAGATCCTTTCAGAAGTGGATGGTGAGTGTGATAGTGAGTCGGTCACGAGTAAAGAGGACTTGGTGGATGGGTGCAATGCAAGAACTCAGAAGAAACTTAAGACTGTCTCTAATCCAAGCTGTGCATTGAAGTGCTGTCAGGAAACGGCAGACAGCCATGAAAAGAGAGGCTGCACAGCGCACAAACCTAAACCTTTGTATTGCCTGCACTGCACTTTCACCTGTAAGCAAAAACGGTGCATGGCACAACACGTTGCACTCAAACACGGAGGTGTACGGCCTCACAGTTGTCGATACTGTCCCTTTGCCACCACAAGGCGCTATCGCTTGGAAGAGCATGAGTCCCTTCACACAGGAATCGGCCGTCACACGTGCGATGTGTGCGCCAAGACCTTTGGGGGTGTCACAAAACTGCGTCAGCACAAGATGCGCATCCACGACAAACAGCCTACACACTTCTGCTCACTGTGTGACTTCAGTGGCTATACGCTCGATGACATCAGGCGACACAAACTCAGGTGCCACACAGGGGAGTTAAAGCATGCTTGTGCTGATTGTGACGCTTGCTTTAGCTCGGAAATTGCACTAAGAAACCACTGTAAACGTGTGCACCAGCACCAAGTCCAGTTCCTATGCGAGCTGTGTGACTACACGTGCAGCAGCAAGGTCATACTGAAGACACACCAACAAAGCAAACACCGTCAGGTGAAGTGCGCCACCTGCCACAAGGCTTTTTTGACTAAGGAAAACCTGGAGATTCACCTGAGAACCCACCTGGCACATCGGTGTCAGCTGTGCCCCTTTGCCACTAAAACAAGGCAGCTGTTAGCTCAGCACCTTGCGACTGAACACGATGACGGACCTGCGGAGGACAAGCCGCTCAGGTGCAGCACTTGTCAGTTTGCCTGTTGGCATCAGCTGGTGTTAGAGCAGCATCTCCGTTCACATGGAGGTAGGCGTCTGTACAAATGCAGGGACTGCGTGTATTCGACGCGGAACAAGCAGAAGATCACGTGGCACATTCGCATACACACCGGGGAGAAGCCCTACAGCTGTGAGCAGTGCAGCTACAACTGCACCGATCCCTCCAGGCTGAAG CTTCATATGAGGGTTCACCAAGAGGAGATGAAGTACCTTTGTCCAGAGTGTGGCTACAAATGCAAGTGGGCGACTCAGCTGAAGTATCATATGTCCAAGCACACAG GAGAGAAGCCATATGCCTGTGATGATTGTGACTACCGGACCAACAGAGCGGATGCCCTACGCACCCACCGGGACACGAAACACTGTGACATTCGCACTTACGTGTGTGAAAAATGCGGCAAAGCCTTCAAGACTAGTTTCATACTCAAGACCCACCAGCGGCAGCACAGTGACGATCGGCCATACACGTGCGGATTGTGCCACAAGGCCTTCCGGTGGCCGGCAGGCCTAAGGCATCACTACCTCTCTCACACCAAGCAGAAGCCTTTCGGCTGTCGCCACTGCGCCTACAGAGCGAAACAGAAGTTCCAAGTGGTCAAGCATTTGCAAAGACACCACCCGGAGATGTCAGTGCAGCAGGGAGTGGTGAGAGACTCGGAAGCCGTTAGCCTGACGCTGAAGAAGGCCCTGCAGGGGACACTGGACGACAGAGCAGCTggagtggaggaagagggaaaagccACTGCAGGAGCGGCAGTCGTGGCTGTAGAGGTCGTGAACACAGGGCGAGACAATGGGACATAA